CCGCCGCATCATCTACAACCGCGCCTCCTGCGACCCGTCGGGCAAGCCCTGGGACCCCAAGCGCACCCTGATTTCCTGGAACGGCACCGCCTGGGCGGGCGCCGACGTGCCGGACTTCAAGGTGGACTCGCCGCCGGCCGACGGCATGAACCCCTTCATCATGAACCCGGAGGGCGTCGGGCGGCTGTTCTGCACCGACAAGCTGGTGGACGGTCCCTTCCCCGAGCATTACGAGCCGATGGAAAGCCCGCTCGGCACCAACCCGCTGCACCCGAAGGTGGTCAGCAGCCCGGCGGTCCGCATCTTCAAGGCCGACCGCGAGCGGCTGGGCACCCATGACCAGTTCCCCTACGTCGGCACCACCTACCGCCTGACCGAGCATTTCCAGTTCTGGACCAAGAGCGTGCGGCTGAACGCCATCGCCCAGCCGGAGCAGTTCGTGGAGATCGGCGAGACGCTGGCGGCGGAGAAGGGCATCCAGGCCGGCGACTGGGTCCAGGTCTCCTCCAAGCGCGGCCACATCAAGGCCAAGGCGGTGGTGACCAAGCGCATCAAGGCCCTGAAGGTGGCGGGCCGCACCATCCACCAGATCGGCATCCCCCTGCACTGGGGCTGGGAGACGGTGGCCAAGAAGGGCTTCCTGTCCAACACGCTGCCGCCCGCGGTCGGCGACTGCAACACCCAGACCCCGGAATACAAGGCGTTCCTCGTGAACGTCGAGAAGATCGGAGTGGCGTAAGTCATGGCACTGCAATCCCTCGATATCCTGCGCCGGTCCGCCACCCCGACGCCGACCCCGCAGGCCCGCAACCCGCAGGAAGTGGCCAAGCTGATCGACACCACGGTCTGCATCGGCTGCAAGGCCTGTCAGGTCGCCTGCTCGGAATGGAACGAGCTGCGCGCCGAGGTCGGCACCTGCGTCGGCGTCTACGACAACCCGACCGACCTGTCCTCGCAGGCCTGGACGGTCATGCGCTTCAACGAGGTGGAGGAGAAGGGCAAGCTGGAGTGGCTGATCCGCAAGGACGGCTGCATGCATTGCGCCGACCCCGGCTGCCTGAAGGCCTGCCCGTCGCCGGGCGCCATCGTGCAGTTCAAGAACGGCATCGTGGACTTCCACCAGGAGAACTGCATCGGCTGCGGCTATTGCATCTCCGGCTGCCCGTTCAACGTGCCGCGCCTCAGCCCGGCCGACAGCAAGGCCTACAAGTGCAACCTGTGCTCCGACCGCGTGGCGGTGGGGCAGGAGCCGGCCTGCGTCAAGACCTGCCCGACCGGGGCCATCCAGTTCGGTTCCAAGGAGGACATGATCGAGGTCGCCCAGACCCGCATCACCGACCTCCAGTCGCGCGGCTACGACCAGGCGGGCCTCTACGACCCCGCCGGGGTGGGCGGCACCCACGTCATGTATGTGCTGCACCACGCCGACAAGCCGACGCTCTACTCCGGCCTGCCGGACAACCCGTCGATCAGCGCCGTCGTCGGGGTGTGGAAGGGCATGCTGAAGCCGCTGGCGACCCTGGGCGTCGCCGCCGCCGGCCTGTTCGGCTTCTTCCATTACATCACGGTCGGCCCGAACCGCGCCGATGACGAGGAGGAGGCGGACCACGGCACGCCGCCGCTTCCGCCCGCCAAGGGAACGAAGCACGCCCACGGGATCAAGAACGAGGAACGGGAGAACGCGCTGTGAAGACGGAAAAACTGATCCAACGCTACTGCGCCGCGGAGCGCATCAACCACTGGATCGTGGCGGTCTGCTTCGTGCTGCTGGCCATCTCCGGGCTGGCCTTCTTCTACCCGGCCTTCTTCTGGCTGACCGGCGTGTTCGGGACGCCGCAGCTCGCCCGCATCGTCCATCCCTTCGTCGGGGTGGTGATGGTCCTGGCCTTCGCCCGCCAGTTCTTCCGCTACGCCCACCACAACCTCATCAACAAGGAGGATGTGACGTGGATGATGTCGGTGAAGGAGGTGATGAAGGGCAACGAGGTCGGCGACATCGGCCGCTACAACGGCGGCCAGAAGGGCATGTTCTGGGTCATGGTGCTGTGCATGATCCTGCTGCTGGTGTCCGGCGTGATCGCGTGGCGGCCCTATTTCGCGGGCTATTTCCCGATCCCGGTCATCCGGGTGGCGCTTCTGGTCCACGCCGCCAGCGCGCTGGTGCTGATCGCCAGCATCATCGTCCATGTCTACGCCGCGCTGTGGGTGCAGGGCACGATCCGCGCGATGGTCGAGGGCGTGGTCACCCATGCCTGGGCGCGCAAGCACCATCCGCGCTGGTTCCGTCAGGTGACCGGCAAGGAAACCGGGCACTCGTGACCGGCAGTTCCCTCTCCCCTCCGGGGAGAGGGTTAGGGTGAGGGGGCAGCATGGGCGGTGCGTCCATGCCAGGGGATTGCCAAGGGGCAGCATGCCCCTTGGCGGTGCGCCAAGGGCGCACCAGCCCCCTCACCCTCCCCACCGCTGATGCGGCGGGTCCCCTCCCTCTCCCCGGGGGGGGGCGAGGGCCGTTCGTCCCGTTCACCGCCTCTCCTCCACCGAGCAGGACACCGCCATGAGCCTCGCCATCGACGTCGCAGCGCCCTCCACCACCCACCGCATGACCGTGCTGCGGCTGGGGCCCGGTGACGCCCAGCTCTGCGACGACGCGGTGGTGGAGGAGGTGCCCGTCGCCATCGCCTACAACGGCATCGTCCACGCGGTGATGCTGGCGACCCCAGACGACCTGGAGGAGTTCGGCCTCGGCTTCTCCCTGACGGAGGGGATCATCGCCGACGCGGAGGAGCTGGAGAGTCTGCGGGTCGTGGAGGGCTGCGACGGGATCGAGGTCCGCATGGAGATCCCGATGGAGCGCTTCATGGCGTTGAAGGGCAAGCGGCGGAGCATCGCCGGGCGGTCGGGTTGCGGCGTCTGCGGGGTGGAAAGCCTCCAGGCCATCGCCCGGTCCGGCCGCCCGGTCGCGCCCGGCGGGCGGCTGTCGGTCGGCGCAGTGGAGCGGGCGCTGGCCCGTTTCGCCGAGCGGCAGACCCTGCACCGCGCCACCGGAGCGGCCCACGGCGTCGCCTGGGTGGACGCGACGGGGGAGATCCTGGCGGTGCGCGAGGATGTCGGCCGCCACAACGCGCTCGACAAGCTGATCGGCTGGCTGGTGCGCACGGGCGTGGACCGGCGGGGCGGCTTCGTCCTGACCTCCAGCCGCGCCAGCTACGAGCTGGTGCAGAAGGCCGCCCGGCTTGGCATCAGCGGGCTGGTCGCCATCTCCGCCCCCACCGGCATGGCGGTGCGCATGGCGGAGAGCTGCGGCGTGTCGCTGGCCGGCTTCGCCCGCGGCAACCGGCTGGTCGTCTACAGCCACGGCGACCGCTGGGCGTAGGCGGTTGCGCGGAACGCGTCACGGCCGGCGCCGCTCCGTCGTCTGGGGAATACCAGCCGGATGACGGAGACCCCGATGCCACTCGACAGGGCCGCGATCAAGAACACCAAATCCAAGCCACTCGATTTCGCCGGGTGGCGCGACAGCGTCCAGGACGCCGCCCAGCTCAACGGGCTTGCGAATCTCAGCGTGGTCACCGATCACCACATCTGCCCGCAGAACATCCTGCTCGATCTCCGCAACAAGGCCGTGGACGCCAGCAGCGACGGCTACCTGATCAATGTCGGCACCTACGCGGTGAACAACGCCGTGATCGCGCCGACCCCGGACCCGCAAGCCCGGATCGAAGCGCTGATGGAGCGGATCCTCTGGGCCTTCGGCAACGTCTTTCCCGGCGCGGAGAATGTGATGCGGGTGGACGATCCCATGGACACCGGCGGCTGGGAGGCGGAGGGAGCGCTGCCCAAGGCGCTGGCCTACGCCAACCAGCTCAAGGACCTGCTCGTCCAGGTCGCCACGACGCCGTCGCACGTGAACTGGCAGGAGCTTGCCAACCACGTCAACCCGCAAGGCCCGGCGATGCTCAAGGCCCGGAAATCGATCCTGAAATGGGCCGACGCCTGGGCGACCCATCCCGTCTACCGCATCTACA
This genomic stretch from Azospirillum sp. TSH58 harbors:
- the fdxH gene encoding formate dehydrogenase subunit beta, which translates into the protein MALQSLDILRRSATPTPTPQARNPQEVAKLIDTTVCIGCKACQVACSEWNELRAEVGTCVGVYDNPTDLSSQAWTVMRFNEVEEKGKLEWLIRKDGCMHCADPGCLKACPSPGAIVQFKNGIVDFHQENCIGCGYCISGCPFNVPRLSPADSKAYKCNLCSDRVAVGQEPACVKTCPTGAIQFGSKEDMIEVAQTRITDLQSRGYDQAGLYDPAGVGGTHVMYVLHHADKPTLYSGLPDNPSISAVVGVWKGMLKPLATLGVAAAGLFGFFHYITVGPNRADDEEEADHGTPPLPPAKGTKHAHGIKNEERENAL
- a CDS encoding formate dehydrogenase subunit gamma, whose translation is MKTEKLIQRYCAAERINHWIVAVCFVLLAISGLAFFYPAFFWLTGVFGTPQLARIVHPFVGVVMVLAFARQFFRYAHHNLINKEDVTWMMSVKEVMKGNEVGDIGRYNGGQKGMFWVMVLCMILLLVSGVIAWRPYFAGYFPIPVIRVALLVHAASALVLIASIIVHVYAALWVQGTIRAMVEGVVTHAWARKHHPRWFRQVTGKETGHS
- the fdhD gene encoding formate dehydrogenase accessory sulfurtransferase FdhD — translated: MSLAIDVAAPSTTHRMTVLRLGPGDAQLCDDAVVEEVPVAIAYNGIVHAVMLATPDDLEEFGLGFSLTEGIIADAEELESLRVVEGCDGIEVRMEIPMERFMALKGKRRSIAGRSGCGVCGVESLQAIARSGRPVAPGGRLSVGAVERALARFAERQTLHRATGAAHGVAWVDATGEILAVREDVGRHNALDKLIGWLVRTGVDRRGGFVLTSSRASYELVQKAARLGISGLVAISAPTGMAVRMAESCGVSLAGFARGNRLVVYSHGDRWA